One window of Mesorhizobium sp. PAMC28654 genomic DNA carries:
- a CDS encoding diacylglycerol/lipid kinase family protein gives MKVGVVLNPVAGGGRLKRHWPAVAASLKRHFGDFELRETQAAGDAERLAIDLAASGFDLVIAAGGDGTASEVADGLLQASRETGRTTELGLLPCGTGIDFARGLGLPKEVDATLKRLAEARGRKVDAGRICYIDDHGALASRHFINIASLGLSGATDRAVNADKRKGRVSAKALFFWRTVVEFIRYRFQDVRITVDDGAPVEARMALVAVANGKFFGGGMMIAPDAELTDGQFDIVILRAVRRQIIWLRLDRRLAECRPHLGVDVKRRSCGAASADVGWFGV, from the coding sequence TTGAAAGTCGGGGTGGTTCTCAATCCGGTTGCTGGCGGCGGCAGGCTGAAACGGCATTGGCCGGCGGTCGCCGCGTCGCTGAAAAGGCATTTTGGCGATTTCGAGTTGCGCGAGACTCAAGCGGCGGGTGATGCTGAAAGACTGGCAATCGATCTGGCCGCCAGCGGCTTTGACCTGGTGATCGCGGCGGGCGGTGACGGCACGGCCAGCGAAGTGGCTGATGGCCTGCTGCAGGCCTCGCGGGAAACCGGCCGCACGACCGAACTCGGGCTTCTGCCTTGCGGCACCGGCATCGATTTCGCGCGTGGGCTTGGCCTTCCAAAGGAGGTGGACGCGACACTGAAGCGGCTGGCCGAAGCCAGGGGTCGCAAGGTCGATGCCGGGCGCATCTGCTATATCGACGACCATGGCGCGCTGGCCAGTCGCCACTTCATCAACATCGCCAGCCTCGGCCTGTCCGGCGCGACCGACCGCGCCGTCAATGCCGACAAGCGCAAGGGCAGGGTATCGGCCAAGGCGCTGTTCTTCTGGCGCACCGTGGTGGAGTTTATACGCTACCGGTTCCAGGACGTCAGGATCACCGTGGATGACGGCGCACCGGTCGAGGCGCGCATGGCGCTGGTGGCGGTGGCCAACGGAAAGTTCTTCGGCGGCGGCATGATGATCGCGCCCGATGCCGAACTGACCGACGGGCAGTTCGACATCGTCATCCTGCGCGCTGTCCGTCGTCAGATCATTTGGCTCAGATTGGATCGCAGATTAGCGGAGTGTCGGCCTCATCTTGGGGTTGATGTTAAGCGGCGATCTTGCGGTGCTGCAAGCGCCGATGTTGGATGGTTTGGCGTTTGA